TTtatgtggagctggaggtggcctGTGATGGCCGTTGTGATAGGAGGGTGGCAGGCCTATAGGGGAGGCTGTAGCGCTGCGAGGACTCGACTGAGGGGAGGACATGGTGGGCGTCTGAAGAGGGCTGCTGTGCAGAGGTCCGGGCTGGAAGGGACTACGAGGCGATCGGTCGCACTGAGCAAATGTAGAAGGGGAAGCCTGAAACTGATTTTAGCACACACTGCTGTAGGTGAATGTGCCACACACTAGTTCTAACAGGGTCTTAGTGAGTATTATGTACATGGATGAAACATCAGGAATCACTGACTGAAGATACCTGGGCACTGCCGTCCTTTGGTCCATCTCCATTCTCACTGGCACTGGTGAGATCCTCCACGAGAACTGCAGGGAAGACGCCAACGACACCGTTGAACTCTCCTTCCCAGAAGCCGTCATCCTCGTGGGTCTCTCTGCTCAGGATGCGGATGATGGCACCTTCTGGAAATGACAGCTCTTCATCCGTCTGCCCCGCATAGTCATACAGGGCCTTCGCAAATGACACTGAAAAAGATTAAAGTAAAAATCTGGGTTCAGACAGTCCTGTGGCTGTATGTATGGCAGTAAGTAAATGAATACATCAGCATTCATTTAATAGAGCTGACCCTCACCACTGGAGTCTCCGTTGACAGAGCCAGTTGGTAGCTCAGTTTCAGGTTCAGTGGAGTTACTGGAAGAATGAGAGCGGGCGTCCAGTGCGGCCAGAGACTGCAGCATACTCAGCAGGCTGTTGGAGGAAGGTAGCTGCAAGTACTTTTCTGGAACGTAGCCAACCTGACCGCTGCGGTTTTTGGCctgaaaatgcagaaaaaaaaacatgcagatatTTAGGGATAACAGATCTTTGGTGGGAAATATAGAACAAATTAATTTAGGATAATTAAAGGGCAGGTCAGGTTGTCAGGTCGTTAGGTGACGTGTACCTTGACCCAGTCCTCCATGTCACCATCATCAATAACCTCCAAGATTTCTTGCTCTTCGATCGTGAGTTCATCTGGCTGAGAGGCCTGAAAATAGATGTTGTACATGAATGAAACACTACATAAATTCAACGACGACTGAGACACCTAAAACTATGCACAGACATAAAAGCTGTTTGGATTCCTTTGTTGGTACCTTGTAGGAGTAGAGCACTTTACAGATGAGAGGATAGTTTCTCAAGGTACTGGAtggactggagctgctgtcatCCAACACCTCTCCGctgtcctccatctcctcctcatcctccctgtcCAGATCTGCAGTGCcctaaaaatgaacaaaaaaatacatttatgaaTTTGACCTTTACGTCATATCTTATTTCTGTATTCATGGTTTTGTGCTGTTAATCTTACAGAAAGTGAAGGATCGTGGGTACTGAGGTTGTTCCAGCGTTcattctccagctcctccatcacctggtTCATGGCACTCTTCATCCATGTTTCAACAGCAACTCCTGCCTGCCGTAGCAGATCCAGACGGGCCTCTGCTTTAACCTTCACTGTCTGCCATCAAAGAattaaaaaattgaaaaaaatatataaagcacatgcaaatgcaaaacaggTGCAGACTCATGGTTTCTTGTGGATTTGCAGCTCTGCAATAAATAAATGCGTTATCTCATTTGAACCAGTAGGTGGTGAACTAGGGCCACATCaacagcaggacagacacacacgcagacacacaacctcTGCCCTCCGAAGACTCTGCCGGGCCACCTCCATCTTGGTTTCCAGCTCGCTGTTGTTCTGTTCGGACAGCTCCTGGGTCCCATATTCCTCCAGTGCCTAAAAAAATTAGAACAAAGTTAGAATTCAAAGCAGGTTTTAAAATCCATAAAAAACAACACTCAATAGAATCTGTTGAACAATAAATCCCTTAATTAAAGACATTTCACTGAGCATCACTGGAGACACTGTGACTCATTTACTGTTTGCTGGAAACAAACTCATTCCGCAATAATGGAAAAACACTTATCGTCACTATTTACACTATAAACACTACCAAACATAGGATAAACGCTCATGCGCTTATGCTTTTGCTTCCTTTACCACAGTGGCTGTTTGAAATGTCTAATGATTTTATGATCTCCAggttcatcattatcattatgaACTCAATAATTGCTAAGTTGGTAAAGGCCAAACAGTGTAGCGAACATCTGTGTCGTATTGAACCATTAGTTTAACTAATTTGGGATTTCAAAGAAACTAATGATTACATAACGTGTTATTGTTTCCTTAACACATGCTCCACATAAGCAAAGCTACACACAATATTAGATTGTCATTTTTATGTTATCTATAGtaataaaacaaggaaaacGTCATGTCTCTTATCATCACTGCTTTACTGCTGTCACCGGTTTCTCACCCTCTGTGTGTGGATGATGCTCTTGTACTCTCGAGCCACACGACTAGCCCATTTCCTCGCCTCCTTGTCCAGGCTGTGCTCTTCCGCTGTTCCGCTCTCTCGCTGCAGCTGTGTCACCTAAAAAAACAGTTTATGTATagaattttttaaatttttattggCAATAAATGATTAGTTGTCAGACAAAAAGTGACACGTTCATTCTAACTCGCCTCACAACAAGCACTAGAACTGTTTTAGGCCTTTAAGTGTGTAAGTCACCGCTGTGTGTGTTAACATCAATGAGGCAACTTCTTTCTAAACAGCGCAGGCCAAACATTATGTGCATGTTAAGGCTGTATCTGGACCTCGGTGCAATTTGAATTCACCATTCATCTCAGCACcataacaaaaaaaatatttgaatatttggaCAAATACACTTTTCACAACCTAATGCAAATAGTGGAGTCAGCGTGTGTTAATGTTTTTGGGGTTTTCACAGGAACATGTATGCATTTTTCCGCATTAACTGAGTTTTGTCGGCGGAGCCCGTTTCCTTATAATCTTAATATAGTGAAGATGCCTGCAAATAACTGCACATTCATACATCAACAAACATTTAACTTGACTTGTGTTTCTAGACAAATAAATGCTATATGCCCACAAGTCCAAATGAGTTAAGAGTTTTCCACATGacaacagctgtgtgtgcatttgtgtctgtgtgtatggaGGGAAAGGCAGGGGTGGGAAGGGTCAGTGCACTCTGATGAGGCCCGCTCACAATGCCTCCTTTTCACATATGGGCCGTTCACAGGCCCCGACCTACCTCCTGCCCCTCCCTCCCAGTTCAGCTTCATTCCTTCCCGGATCCCTCTGTCTGGTGCAAGTGGTATTGGAGGGAGTGAGTTAGAGGAGGGAGGCAAGCTAGGCTCTCCACCACTAATGTTTTCTTTAGGAACAGGGTGCTGCTTGTTTGACTTCCAATGAAAACAACACCAGCATTTTTAGTTTGAACAAATTGTCCAGTGTTGTCCAAAAGAGCAGAGGGCCGATGCAGAGGAGAAAAGGACCTGCAGATTTGGGCAACGGTCTAGTGTGGCTCAAAGATGTATGCGATCTGTGGACCTAATTCGATTATATTATATCTACAACTTAACTCAGCAGTAAATCACAGGCAGGGCGGTTTCTGAAGGTTTGGAACTGATCTCGACATTCATGAGGCTTATTTTAGCCTCCGTTTATAGATGGCAAAAATGCAATAAACGACCAACGTAAATAAAAAATGCTGAAGTCAGTTGGCCTcatttttcacaataaaacacaatccagtaatgaaaaaaatgattaataattaaatgactTATCAGTTGGCAAGAAGCTCTAAGGTCAATTCAACAAATAAGGATTTTAAAACCTTAGGAAATTAAACATTACCATagtttcaccagctgtgttgCAACAATCGTAACATGACAACAGAGCAGTTTCATAATGTAATGCAGCCAGAGCTTTGAGATAGTGATTCAAACGAAAGTAAATACTGCACGTTTTCAAACTGGTCAAAGTTCAGGTCGTGCTATTCATGATCTCATATGCTTAGAGATGCCTGAGACGCTGCCTGTTATAGGTCTCTGTGCTGGACACAACTGTGAGATGAGATAATGTTATATACAGTCACTCTGAAAGCCCACATTCAGTCCCAGCCCAAACATGAGACacaccttcaaaataaatgtttcttcACATTCTAGCAAAATACTAGTAAAAATATCCAAACTATGACATATGCTCAGATACGATGTGAATGAGAGAGCAGCATTTTTTCCTTTATGAGATGAACATTGTGCCAAAGTTGTGCTGGTACAAAGTTAATATGTTAGAGAATTTCTGCAGCCAAAGGTtgcaaatgtgtgtgaatgaagacTTTTGTCGTGTGTTGCCTTTTTGACCAGACCAGCTTTAATAATCACCAAAAATATGGACTTCCAAGCAAATCCATATCCATGTTTAAAAATACTCTATCGAGACTTGTTGCTCTTTCTCATCTGGTCTGGAGTGTTGTACTCTTCACATTCATAAACAGAAACATCAGGATTACCGTATCCGAGTCGATGGGCTGATACAGGAAGTCTGGAGCTTGCTGAAACATCGAGTTCTTCTGtacaaacagctgctggtgAAACTCCTGCAGCACCTACGTGTGTGgtgaggggaaaaaacacatttacacataaatGCAACGCTTGCTATTATTGTGTCATGTTTCTTGATTTCTCTAGGTTCAGGGGAAGCGTGGTGGAAGCCATGTGTTCTGCAGATTACTGTAACTTTATCTGCTtgcttttttaaacaaacaaatatttgctTCCAGATGCTAAGAAAAAGCTGAGAAGGCCACGTGCAAACACACATCCCTTAAAAAGAAATTTGTGACTGATTATGTctgaaaatattttataatgcTGGTGGCAGATGTATTTTATTATCCAGCAGGAGTAAGAGAATTATGGAGCAGAACAGTTCAGTTTGTACAACTGGATACTTGATAGTGTAGATTTTAGACACACTGTACAGATGATAtcattatatttacattttagcatTCATCTTTGTATTTTCTCTTTCAGTATCATTATATAACGCTGTCAGTTTGTGTTGTGCCCAGAATATGTCCAGATAATGAGAAAGTTTGTCTTACAGTTTTCTGTCAAAGCAGAAAATTGTCATCATagaccagtaaaaccagtaaaagATCagtataaacattaaaacaaacaccaaaATGAGAGTAGGGGAGAAGATTTTGTAACAAAGTTTAAACATCACATGATAAAGAGAAGGTAAATGGACAAAAATTAGTGTAACTATACTCAATACACACAATATTTTGTTCATATTCTGTCACAGGTACAAATTCTGacaaaagaggaggaggtgacctGAACAGGCCAAGAGCAGCTCAAGACTATGTAACAGAGTAACGTTGAGGTAACTCAAAccattttaattaattagcaGCAGTGAACACAACCCAGCTCCTCAAACATTCCTTAAGATGCTGCTGGCTAAGAAATGGTTATATTAGCTTAAATACATCCAGCTCAGTTGTTATGTGTTCTACTGTTTTGTCACCATTAGGCTGCTAATGCTACAGCGCTGCTATAGCTGGCGACAACTGGCGATAAAAAGCAAGAATCACCTATCAGAGTTAATTTGAACACTCAAAACATTCACAAGCGgcttaatatttttttttgatattttaataattttgttttgcCTAACATCTTGAAATGCTGAAAAAGCGCGGCACACAATCAATCAGTCAACATAACAGCTTGCAGACTCACCCCGTTTGAGCTGTGCAGAAGCTGGTTGAACGTGTTGTGGACAGTCTCGTGAGTTTCCAGCTCAGTCTGACATAGTGAGACCAGATAATCTTTTACCTGCTCATATATTCTGCCATCTAAAatctacaaaaacacacaaaataatgtTATTTTATGTTGCCTGTATACATCTAATACAGTTATTTCACTCTATTCACACAGCCCACTGATATAGGCTTCTACCTTGATGCACTCCATCAGGTCGGTGTTGTAATAGCGCTGCTGATGAGCATTAGCGGCTGCTAGTGTGAGAAGGTAGTCGTTCCTGGCATGAGTGGCTTTGGAGTTACACTCGCTTCTCTTGGCCTTAatctgaaacataaaaaaaaaaaaaaaaaatcacacggCTGACTCAGTGTGGCTCTAGAAAGTCTGGTCTCTGGATGTCGGACCTCATACCTTTACACTTGCTCTCTGAAGACTGGATCTGGACTGAAAGAGGCTCAGCTTGGACCTGAACAGAGAAAAAATGCAAGTTGTAGAAAAAAAGGTTGCGTGAATGTAACCAGAAATTAAGTGATTGCAACTCAAAAACATCTTTAATCACTAGTAGATTTAATTCTAAGGTTAATTAGACTGTTGACACAAGAAAACCTGGGAGATACAATTAATATGTTTTagctgtgtgcgtgtttttACAGACAACAGGCCAATGAGTAAGACGTATTGCTCGTATTAGAATAAGTGCCAACCCACACAGCAAAcataacaaacagcaaaacttCACGGAGCTGTGCCTTGGCTCTACAATAAACTTTCCTGATGGGCAGAAAAATGTCTGCAATGTAGTGAGTCAAAGTGCCAGCTGTTCATGTTGTGCAAGCGTggagagtgagagacagaggagaaacaAGTCTCGCACAGCAACAGGCTGAATGTTTCTCTGATTAATCTGCTGATGTTTTCCACCTTAAATAAGACATAGTCTTACAGAGATGGTCGGGAACAGGCCTTCACTTTCTGACAGAGATAGAACAAATTCCCAGACAGAAAGAACAGAAACTGtgctgcaaacagctgcttaAAGGTTTCTTTAAACGTTTTAGATCTGTTCCTTTATTTTTTGCAGATGTTTCTCACATATATACAACACTAGGCAGCTTAACACAAATAATCTCCATGAATTAAAGCCATAAGGCAAATTTGGCTCATACTTGGCATCCAGCTCTGCCTTCTCTCTCACAGCCTGCGCCATCGCCTCGGCCTCCAGGTAGTTTTTCCTGCTCTTGGTCAGCTCCTTCACCgactcctgcagctcagcttgaACCATTGCCAACTGTTCAATAGACTGTTGGTCATaatgagacacagaaaaacaaaagcactttaCATTTCctgaaaattattttattgcacaatTACTTAATTTCTCATTGCCTGCAGTTTACAATACATTATTCATGTCAGAGTAATGGAACCAGCAGAAACCAGGGAGCAGTgccctttactgtatgtttgttgttCACTTAGCAAGACCTGACTGTGGTTTGTAATCAAGCTGTTGCACAGTTCGATACATTCAGGCCCAGAATTATTTTTAGCCCTGGTAAATTCTGACTTACAAGCTGGTTTATTTTTATGACTCGAAATGATACAGTTTTTATGACTCGAAATGATACAGGATACAggggcccaaaatcctttttctctaccaaagtggggctctatggtcacttgtggggccctttcATACGCTTGAGTACATCTCAAAATGTTACTGAAAATGTTAAATTTGGCTCTTgtccagaaaaaaacacaaaggtggATGTGATTTCACCAAATTGCTAAATTAATGGCACTATGCAAATCTTGTGTGTAAGGAACTGAAACCTGagcacagctgcaggtctaCATTACCTTtcggagctgctgctccttctgtaGTCTGGCTGTTTTGACCGGGTCGGCTACCTGGACTTTGTAGTTATCACAGGCACTAATTCTAGACTGGGTGACTTGGACTGTGCCCTCCAGATAGGCCCTCCACACACAATACATGTTCCTGAATCAAACGTACACAGGAATGCATACAAGTTGCTTTAAACAACTCACAAATCACATctttacagaaataaaataattctcCCGTAGTTTAAGCAATGTTACCTGTGGTCTGTTTGTTCATCGGTTAGGATCTCCGGCAGTTCCCTCTTCAGATACTGATTTGCCAACTTCTGCAGagcctgaaaaagaaaacaaaagagatGGTGACTTTTCACCCATGACACCTTTCCTGTGTCTAATATTCACATGGACGAGCTTAGAAGGCCATGAATCTCCCTGACCTGCTGCTATAAACCACCAGACTGTCagagcacacacaaaaaacagaggACACATCTAatttttcactttttaaacatttatacaTTATTGTGCCCACAACAAGTGCCCATTAAGGAAATGAGCCCATCTATCCTTCTTCTGTCCACTGTGAAAAGACAACCCTGTTAGCTGGTCCTGAGGACAGCTAGGCTGTCGCTCTGAACTCATTGGTCTTGGTGCCAAAGTTTCAAAAGTGCCACAAACCCGGGCATTGTACtgcttcagagagagagagagaatcagaCTGAGTTGGGCCAGCAGACAGGCCTGAATAGTGTGATGGGAACTAGGAGGAGGGATGTGAGGACAGCGGAGGAAGAGTAAGACAGAGGACGACATTTTAATCAAACCGCGTGGTTTGAATAGCAATCGGCTAATGGCTAAAAGAGCCTGCAGGTGTAGGAGACCCCGAAAAGGCATGTaaagaaggaagagagagagagagagagtggggttTAACTGAAGGGAACAAAGCGTTCCAGAGACACTCTGACCCACTTTGATTCGAGCATTGGCAGCGGGTGTCTAATTGATCACACAACAGGCAGGCAGCACAGAGTCACACAGGAGACTCGCAGCTAATTTTAAAGCTGGGGATGACAGATCTGAATGCACCTTAATAAGTTCTGATGACATCTGTCTTTTACAGTATTTGGATGACATGGGTATGCAGATGATGATCTTGACTAGCACACTTTTTTAGTAACAGTCTTCTACTTATAGATTCAGCTGATAAAATAGATTTTCCTGCTGTACAGTCTGGAAATTAGCATACGTACAAAAACATCAACTTGGCTGGATCATATCTCTCACAGTACAAAGCAACTCATTAGATAGTACGCCCACCTCTTTCCTTGAAACATTATAAATCTTTTATGCCAAGTGACAATGTCACATGAATCCCGTCAAGCACCATAAATAATGCAGCTAAAGGTTATCAGAGATTTTCCACCTCTGTTTCTCTCACAGGAAATAAGCTAACGCAGAACTTTTTTATCAGTGAGTCCTTCCTGAAGAGTTTAGCTGAATGTTATTAGTCTATCAATTATGATTGCACCTCTGCGTCATTTAATACATGCTGCATTAAACGGAAACTGTAACTGATTCTTTTTCATCCCGACACACACATTTGATGTTGTTCAACCCCCTGACCCCAGGACTGTTAGACAACCTCCCTACCTCCTGATCCACATCTGTCTCTGACTGTGGTATAATGCATTTAGGGTGACCTAGCTCAGAGGGTGTTTAATAAAGAACACTAAGCCATATTTCCAGAAACATACATGGttgaatatataatataatacaatacaTGGTtgatatgtatatatatatacacacttgATCACAACCTTTTGAGGAGTAAACACAAATGTTAGCGCCTCATGTTTCCCAGGCTCAGCTCCACCACAGACTTGACCAGCATCATACTTCACCTGCTTTACTGAAACACTTATCGAAGTTCCTCTTTGACAGTTCCTCTTTATTGCTGACCTACGAACCCGAAACATTTTGCTGTTCATGGAAAACTAGTACAAGGTGCaatcagatttattatttatatgtttatcAGTATCAGCTGTGAGACCTTTGACTGGTAATATGTAGCTCTGAGATGGCCTTTTACAGGAAGCCCCAGTTTTTAAGCCTAACCAGAAACAAAACGACCACACAGACCCAGTTACGTTAGCTAGATAACTACAGACATGCCTCTACTCTTCACAGCGGTGGTGGACATTCCTCACAGGAGAGCAAAACCTGAACAAAGTCTAAACACAGAGAGCGGCGACTCTCAGACAGTTGACTGATGTctccaggaagctgcagagaggAGCGAAGAGGAAACAAGTCTCTGGATCACTTGTCATCGCCATCTCGCTCTCTCACGGTTTATTTCTGTGACTTGTTTCCATGTTTCCATTCATGACATATCTGGCCACATGAGACCTAAGAGCTGTCTTAAGGCTACACCCTCAGCTGTCATATGGTGTCATGAGGACAATATGGAACAAACTAACTGTATTTTTAGCAACACAAATGACATAGAGaagcggtgatgatgtgaacAAGCATGGTGAGAAATGAAATAAGAAATAATTCTTCACAGAGTTCTTTTGTGCTTACCTGGGCGTAGTCTCTCTCTACAGCAGCCCGCTTCTGGCTAAAGCTCCTAAACAGAAGAAGGAGTTAGATGCTAGTCATATTTCAATCACTTGAGTTGGGCAAATTAAAGTCATAACACTAATACAagtttgttttatatatttaatagtCCTGAAGCAAATGCTTACACAATACTTGCGTGCTGAAACACATTATTGTAATTTTCCCAAACTCAACATGTTTTGCATGAGTCCATAGGTGAACCGATCCAAACATGCAAAGGGAAAAAGAGGTTGAGCTGCATCCTCATCCTAAGAGACCCGATTAGAGCTGAGATCACACCTCACAAGGTTGAAGAAAGCTCTGACACCG
This Betta splendens chromosome 14, fBetSpl5.4, whole genome shotgun sequence DNA region includes the following protein-coding sequences:
- the LOC114869640 gene encoding F-BAR and double SH3 domains protein 2-like isoform X5 encodes the protein MQPPPRKVRVTQGLKQTHAEQMNRLQIKHQAECDLLEDLRSFSQKRAAVERDYAQALQKLANQYLKRELPEILTDEQTDHRNMYCVWRAYLEGTVQVTQSRISACDNYKVQVADPVKTARLQKEQQLRKSIEQLAMVQAELQESVKELTKSRKNYLEAEAMAQAVREKAELDAKSKLSLFQSRSSLQRASVKIKAKRSECNSKATHARNDYLLTLAAANAHQQRYYNTDLMECIKILDGRIYEQVKDYLVSLCQTELETHETVHNTFNQLLHSSNGVLQEFHQQLFVQKNSMFQQAPDFLYQPIDSDTVTQLQRESGTAEEHSLDKEARKWASRVAREYKSIIHTQRALEEYGTQELSEQNNSELETKMEVARQSLRRAETVKVKAEARLDLLRQAGVAVETWMKSAMNQVMEELENERWNNLSTHDPSLSGTADLDREDEEEMEDSGEVLDDSSSSPSSTLRNYPLICKVLYSYKASQPDELTIEEQEILEVIDDGDMEDWVKAKNRSGQVGYVPEKYLQLPSSNSLLSMLQSLAALDARSHSSSNSTEPETELPTGSVNGDSSGEVSFAKALYDYAGQTDEELSFPEGAIIRILSRETHEDDGFWEGEFNGVVGVFPAVLVEDLTSASENGDGPKDGSAQCDRSPRSPFQPGPLHSSPLQTPTMSSPQSSPRSATASPIGLPPSYHNGHHRPPPAPHKSPFQSPVQGSPQPPKYPESGSGTIRPVRAAPPPPKQHPRGQVKRREEVEITLV
- the LOC114869640 gene encoding F-BAR and double SH3 domains protein 2-like isoform X3; the protein is MQPPPRKVRVTQGLKQTHAEQMNRLQIKHQAECDLLEDLRSFSQKRAAVERDYAQALQKLANQYLKRELPEILTDEQTDHRNMYCVWRAYLEGTVQVTQSRISACDNYKVQVADPVKTARLQKEQQLRKSIEQLAMVQAELQESVKELTKSRKNYLEAEAMAQAVREKAELDAKSKLSLFQSRSSLQRASVKIKAKRSECNSKATHARNDYLLTLAAANAHQQRYYNTDLMECIKILDGRIYEQVKDYLVSLCQTELETHETVHNTFNQLLHSSNGVLQEFHQQLFVQKNSMFQQAPDFLYQPIDSDTVTQLQRESGTAEEHSLDKEARKWASRVAREYKSIIHTQRALEEYGTQELSEQNNSELETKMEVARQSLRRAETVKVKAEARLDLLRQAGVAVETWMKSAMNQVMEELENERWNNLSTHDPSLSGTADLDREDEEEMEDSGEVLDDSSSSPSSTLRNYPLICKVLYSYKASQPDELTIEEQEILEVIDDGDMEDWVKAKNRSGQVGYVPEKYLQLPSSNSLLSMLQSLAALDARSHSSSNSTEPETELPTGSVNGDSSGEVSFAKALYDYAGQTDEELSFPEGAIIRILSRETHEDDGFWEGEFNGVVGVFPAVLVEDLTSASENGDGPKDGSAQASPSTFAQCDRSPRSPFQPGPLHSSPLQTPTMSSPQSSPRSATASPIGLPPSYHNGHHRPPPAPHKSPFQSPVQGSPQPPKYPESGSGTIRPVRAAPPPPKQHPRGQVKRREEVEITLV
- the LOC114869640 gene encoding F-BAR and double SH3 domains protein 2-like isoform X4, encoding MQPPPRKVRVTQGLKQTHAEQMNRLQIKHQAECDLLEDLRSFSQKRAAVERDYAQALQKLANQYLKRELPEILTDEQTDHRNMYCVWRAYLEGTVQVTQSRISACDNYKVQVADPVKTARLQKEQQLRKSIEQLAMVQAELQESVKELTKSRKNYLEAEAMAQAVREKAELDAKSKLSLFQSRSSLQRASVKIKAKRSECNSKATHARNDYLLTLAAANAHQQRYYNTDLMECIKILDGRIYEQVKDYLVSLCQTELETHETVHNTFNQLLHSSNGVLQEFHQQLFVQKNSMFQQAPDFLYQPIDSDTVTQLQRESGTAEEHSLDKEARKWASRVAREYKSIIHTQRALEEYGTQELSEQNNSELETKMEVARQSLRRAETVKVKAEARLDLLRQAGVAVETWMKSAMNQVMEELENERWNNLSTHDPSLSGTADLDREDEEEMEDSGEVLDDSSSSPSSTLRNYPLICKVLYSYKASQPDELTIEEQEILEVIDDGDMEDWVKAKNRSGQVGYVPEKYLQLPSSNSLLSMLQSLAALDARSHSSSNSTEPETELPTGSVNGDSSVSFAKALYDYAGQTDEELSFPEGAIIRILSRETHEDDGFWEGEFNGVVGVFPAVLVEDLTSASENGDGPKDGSAQASPSTFAQCDRSPRSPFQPGPLHSSPLQTPTMSSPQSSPRSATASPIGLPPSYHNGHHRPPPAPHKSPFQSPVQGSPQPPKYPESGSGTIRPVRAAPPPPKQHPRGQVKRREEVEITLV
- the LOC114869640 gene encoding F-BAR and double SH3 domains protein 2-like isoform X1; translated protein: MQPPPRKVRVTQGLKQTHAEQMNRLQIKHQAECDLLEDLRSFSQKRAAVERDYAQALQKLANQYLKRELPEILTDEQTDHRNMYCVWRAYLEGTVQVTQSRISACDNYKVQVADPVKTARLQKEQQLRKSIEQLAMVQAELQESVKELTKSRKNYLEAEAMAQAVREKAELDAKSKLSLFQSRSSLQRASVKIKAKRSECNSKATHARNDYLLTLAAANAHQQRYYNTDLMECIKILDGRIYEQVKDYLVSLCQTELETHETVHNTFNQLLHSSNGVLQEFHQQLFVQKNSMFQQAPDFLYQPIDSDTVTQLQRESGTAEEHSLDKEARKWASRVAREYKSIIHTQRALEEYGTQELSEQNNSELETKMEVARQSLRRAETVKVKAEARLDLLRQAGVAVETWMKSAMNQVMEELENERWNNLSTHDPSLSGTADLDREDEEEMEDSGEVLDDSSSSPSSTLRNYPLICKVLYSYKASQPDELTIEEQEILEVIDDGDMEDWVKAKNRSGQVGYVPEKYLQLPSSNSLLSMLQSLAALDARSHSSSNSTEPETELPTGSVNGDSSGEVSFAKALYDYAGQTDEELSFPEGAIIRILSRETHEDDGFWEGEFNGVVGVFPAVLVEDLTSASENGDGPKDGSAQFQASPSTFAQCDRSPRSPFQPGPLHSSPLQTPTMSSPQSSPRSATASPIGLPPSYHNGHHRPPPAPHKSPFQSPVQGSPQPPKYPESGSGTIRPVRAAPPPPKQHPRGQVKRREEVEITLV
- the LOC114869640 gene encoding F-BAR and double SH3 domains protein 2-like isoform X2, with the translated sequence MQPPPRKVRVTQGLKQTHAEQMNRLQIKHQAECDLLEDLRSFSQKRAAVERDYAQALQKLANQYLKRELPEILTDEQTDHRNMYCVWRAYLEGTVQVTQSRISACDNYKVQVADPVKTARLQKEQQLRKSIEQLAMVQAELQESVKELTKSRKNYLEAEAMAQAVREKAELDAKSKLSLFQSRSSLQRASVKIKAKRSECNSKATHARNDYLLTLAAANAHQQRYYNTDLMECIKILDGRIYEQVKDYLVSLCQTELETHETVHNTFNQLLHSSNGVLQEFHQQLFVQKNSMFQQAPDFLYQPIDSDTVTQLQRESGTAEEHSLDKEARKWASRVAREYKSIIHTQRALEEYGTQELSEQNNSELETKMEVARQSLRRAETVKVKAEARLDLLRQAGVAVETWMKSAMNQVMEELENERWNNLSTHDPSLSGTADLDREDEEEMEDSGEVLDDSSSSPSSTLRNYPLICKVLYSYKASQPDELTIEEQEILEVIDDGDMEDWVKAKNRSGQVGYVPEKYLQLPSSNSLLSMLQSLAALDARSHSSSNSTEPETELPTGSVNGDSSVSFAKALYDYAGQTDEELSFPEGAIIRILSRETHEDDGFWEGEFNGVVGVFPAVLVEDLTSASENGDGPKDGSAQFQASPSTFAQCDRSPRSPFQPGPLHSSPLQTPTMSSPQSSPRSATASPIGLPPSYHNGHHRPPPAPHKSPFQSPVQGSPQPPKYPESGSGTIRPVRAAPPPPKQHPRGQVKRREEVEITLV